A region of Tigriopus californicus strain San Diego chromosome 7, Tcal_SD_v2.1, whole genome shotgun sequence DNA encodes the following proteins:
- the LOC131883088 gene encoding brachyurin-like, translated as MKFLVILAACLLAAEAAPKKSLWRPTTKADFQNLKTRNIMQMQALSFVKPKKPSPLPTTPVSAISAPRQADCGLENTKSASGKIVGGAETNPNQFPWVSALNCVNTFFCTSSIVNENWILTAAHCVDGCNNGWDVTVGVHDLSRPESTAQTIHAPASNGMTHPLWDAALIINDIALVRLPEAIEFSDVVRPSCMVDSGDIGDDLVGQETTCTGWGKLSDSPFEGRADKMHFVRGRKIITNEECAGTYGSTITDGHVCIDTSDGKGVCSGDSGGPLNLQTASGQYKTVGVTSFVSGAGCASGYPHGFTRTTAYLDWILDNTR; from the exons ATGAAGTTCTTGGTCATCTTAGCCGCTTGCCTTTTGGCCGCTGAG GCCGCCCCCAAGAAGAGCCTATGGCGTCCAACCACCAAGGCTGACTTCCAAAACCTGAAGACCAGGAACATCATGCAGATGCAAGCTCTGAGCTTCGTCAAGCCCAAGAAGCCCAGCCCTCTGCCCACCACGCCCGTGAGCGCCATCTCCGCCCCCCGCCAGGCTGACTGCGGTCTGGAGAACACCAAATCCGCCTCTGGCAAGATCGTGGGTGGGGCCGAGACCAACCCCAATCAGTTCCCCTGGGTGTCTGCCTTGAACTGTGTCAACACCTTCTTCTGCACCTCGTCCATCGTGAACGAGAACTGGATCCTGACCGCTGCCCATTGTGTGGATGGTTGCAACAACGGATGGGACGTGACCGTGGGTGTGCACGACTTGAGCCGACCCGAGTCCACCGCCCAGACCATTCACGCTCCCGCCAGCAATGGTATGACCCACCCTCTGTGGGACGCCGCTCTCATCATCAACGATATCGCTCTGGTGAGGCTGCCCGAGGCCATTGAATTCAGTG ACGTCGTCCGACCCTCGTGCATGGTGGACTCTGGAGATATTGGAGATGATTTGGTGGGTCAAGAGACCACTTGCACTGGATGGGGCAAGCTCTCCGACAGCCCCTTCGAAGGCCGTGCCGACAAGATGCACTTTGTCCGAGGACGCAAGATCATCACCAACGAGGAGTGCGCCGGTACCTACGGTAGCACCATCACCGACGGACACGTTTGTATCGACACCTCTGACGGCAAGGGCGTGTGCTCAGGCGACAGTGGCGGACCTCTGAACTTGCAGACCGCCTCCGGCCAATATAAGACTGTTGGAGTCACCTCCTTCGTGTCTGGTGCTGGATGTGCCTCTGGATATCCCCATGGATTCACCCGGACCACCGCCTACCTGGACTGGATCTTGGACAACACTCGCTAG